The following proteins are co-located in the Plasmodium vivax scf_3643 genomic scaffold, whole genome shotgun sequence genome:
- a CDS encoding variable surface protein Vir12, putative (encoded by transcript PVX_129260A), with protein sequence MFGAFYATPLGRWIRNKMGRRENDYDDRSERSYSTLDYDSENDDMYSSSMSYNVSYYPT encoded by the exons ATGTTTGGAGcgttttat GCCACACCTTTGGGGAGATGGATACGCAATAAGATGGGGAGAAGGGAAAATGATTATGATGATCGGTCAGAAAGAAGTTATTCAACGTTAGACTATGATTCAGAAAATGATGATATGTATTCCAGTAGCATGAGTTATAATGTATCTTATTATCCTACATGA